One Calditrichia bacterium DNA window includes the following coding sequences:
- a CDS encoding tetratricopeptide repeat protein: protein MKFRQREYMQMLRKTIAIWVIFGVMIGQSLVADDNTADNPAKKIIEEAAKNGNKKKFDDAVAGFAKAQEIDPENPLIELGFAIAKDAQSETLDNNAAKEIFKAIQEFEKGKPDKAVKALDKGIKKQKDYSNGWYLRAFFNETQSKTDDALADYAKILEHNPADQTALLRRAQLLERKMENGAAIDAYSKLLAIDPENAEALARRGAIYEQLGDQEKAFADFEASLARRADADLAYHMGEIYLREQKYKPAITYFTQHVQIDTGSVFGYLNRGVAYYESGKYNLAVDDFFDALERNPRFTDAFYYRGMAYSELKLYQEAIADFDKVIEIDENYAKAVYQRGRVQHLRGRRKSAIADYEKTLAIDATFANAAYFKALAYDELNQNSAAKQAFEHYLAMVNNSNSEQAQYAKKRIRALK from the coding sequence TTGAAATTTAGACAAAGGGAATACATGCAGATGCTTCGCAAAACCATCGCAATTTGGGTGATTTTTGGGGTGATGATCGGGCAATCGCTGGTTGCGGATGACAACACCGCCGACAATCCGGCGAAAAAAATTATCGAGGAAGCTGCCAAAAACGGCAACAAAAAGAAGTTCGATGACGCCGTTGCCGGTTTCGCCAAAGCGCAGGAAATCGATCCGGAAAATCCGCTGATTGAACTGGGATTTGCCATCGCCAAAGATGCGCAAAGCGAAACGCTGGACAATAACGCCGCGAAAGAAATTTTCAAAGCGATACAGGAATTTGAAAAAGGCAAGCCGGACAAAGCCGTAAAAGCCCTGGACAAAGGCATCAAAAAGCAGAAAGATTACAGCAACGGTTGGTATTTGCGGGCATTTTTCAACGAAACGCAATCCAAAACCGACGATGCGCTGGCGGATTACGCGAAAATTCTCGAACACAATCCGGCTGACCAAACGGCGCTGCTGCGCCGTGCGCAATTGCTGGAACGCAAAATGGAAAACGGCGCAGCTATCGATGCGTATTCAAAATTGCTGGCAATCGACCCGGAAAACGCCGAAGCGCTCGCCCGTCGCGGCGCGATTTACGAGCAACTGGGCGATCAGGAAAAAGCGTTTGCGGATTTCGAGGCATCACTCGCCCGCCGCGCGGATGCGGATTTGGCTTATCACATGGGCGAAATTTATTTGCGGGAGCAAAAATATAAACCGGCGATCACATATTTTACCCAACATGTGCAAATCGATACGGGTTCGGTGTTTGGCTATTTGAATCGCGGTGTTGCGTATTACGAAAGCGGAAAATACAATCTGGCAGTGGATGATTTTTTCGATGCGCTGGAACGCAATCCGCGGTTTACGGACGCATTTTATTATCGCGGAATGGCATATTCGGAGCTCAAACTATATCAGGAAGCCATCGCGGATTTCGACAAAGTGATTGAAATTGACGAGAATTACGCGAAAGCGGTTTACCAGCGCGGACGGGTGCAGCACCTTCGCGGGCGTCGCAAATCGGCGATCGCCGATTACGAAAAAACCCTCGCGATAGATGCAACATTTGCTAACGCCGCCTATTTTAAAGCGCTGGCTTACGATGAATTAAACCAGAATTCCGCCGCAAAACAGGCCTTCGAACATTATTTGGCGATGGTGAACAATAGCAATTCCGAGCAGGCGCAATATGCCAAAAAGCGCATCCGGGCGTTGAAATAA
- the nhaA gene encoding Na+/H+ antiporter NhaA — translation MAKLIPNENSPPSPIERMLSPIQEFLKLETSGGILLMLFTVIALVWANSPYSEAYQHLWQTPFTIGLGDFVLNKALILWINDGLMAIFFFVVGLEIKREVLLGELSSVRKAALPIAAAIGGMVVPALFYILLNAGTEGAVGWGIPMATDIAFALGVVALLGSRVPLTLKIFLTAVAIVDDIGAVLVIALFYTAQISWGSLAIGFALLAVMFLMNRLGVRHTLVYVLLGIAMWVAFLKSGVHATIAGVLMAFTIPATTRLNANQFVDGVSNALAYFRDAHNPGDDVIINSKQQHAVHSLEIACEKVDTPMHRLEHALHPYVSFFIVPVFALANAGVTLSGDLGAAISHPVSLGIILGLILGKQIGITLFSYLSVKFGFADLPEGASWQQIYGISCLAGIGFTMSLFIANLGFGESYYLTYSKIGILSASLIAGLIGWVILYRTGNAAKS, via the coding sequence ATGGCAAAACTAATTCCGAACGAGAACTCGCCGCCGTCACCAATTGAGCGGATGCTCAGCCCGATTCAGGAATTTTTGAAGCTGGAAACTTCCGGCGGTATTTTGTTGATGCTGTTTACAGTCATCGCCCTGGTTTGGGCGAACTCACCATATAGTGAAGCTTACCAACATTTGTGGCAAACGCCGTTCACCATTGGGTTGGGTGATTTTGTGTTGAACAAAGCGCTCATTTTGTGGATCAACGACGGATTGATGGCTATTTTCTTTTTCGTTGTCGGGCTGGAAATTAAGCGCGAAGTATTGCTCGGCGAGCTGTCGTCGGTTCGCAAAGCGGCGCTGCCGATTGCCGCTGCCATCGGCGGGATGGTGGTTCCGGCACTATTTTACATCCTGCTAAACGCCGGCACGGAAGGCGCCGTCGGTTGGGGAATTCCCATGGCAACCGATATCGCATTTGCATTGGGCGTTGTTGCGCTGCTCGGCAGCCGCGTTCCGCTGACGCTAAAAATATTTTTGACAGCCGTTGCAATTGTGGATGACATCGGTGCGGTATTAGTGATCGCACTATTTTATACTGCCCAAATTTCGTGGGGAAGTCTGGCAATCGGATTTGCGTTGCTGGCCGTAATGTTTTTGATGAACCGGCTGGGTGTTCGGCACACGCTGGTTTATGTGCTGCTGGGCATCGCGATGTGGGTGGCATTTCTGAAATCCGGTGTACACGCCACCATCGCCGGTGTGCTGATGGCATTCACCATTCCCGCAACCACACGGCTGAACGCCAATCAATTTGTGGATGGCGTGAGCAATGCGCTGGCATATTTCCGCGATGCACACAATCCCGGCGATGATGTGATCATCAACAGCAAACAGCAACACGCGGTTCATTCGCTGGAAATTGCCTGCGAAAAAGTGGATACGCCCATGCACCGGTTGGAGCACGCGCTGCATCCGTATGTCAGCTTTTTTATTGTGCCGGTGTTTGCGCTGGCAAACGCGGGCGTGACGCTCAGCGGCGATCTCGGTGCGGCAATTTCGCATCCGGTGAGCCTCGGCATCATTCTCGGATTGATCCTCGGGAAGCAAATCGGGATTACGTTGTTTTCGTATCTATCTGTAAAATTTGGGTTTGCGGATTTGCCGGAAGGCGCAAGCTGGCAGCAGATTTATGGCATCAGTTGTCTGGCGGGCATCGGTTTTACGATGTCGCTGTTTATCGCGAATCTGGGCTTTGGCGAATCGTATTATCTGACGTATTCCAAAATCGGGATTCTCAGTGCATCGCTGATTGCCGGGCTGATCGGCTGGGTGATTTTATATCGCACCGGCAATGCTGCGAAATCGTAA
- a CDS encoding ABC transporter permease, translating to MRRIFVIAFWEWKQFLKTRRFWLVTFLAPVVAAALLLMPTYYYQTSQANQSQVIGCVSLDTTHYCEMLSDRLLAEMETNTRFGKLLIESIPPDTSDALRMDIIERDALKHALDSLYSAYDKVQERRQYLFSRPDSPTKTRLLRESYDELIATREQLDLSRETGKRLSVRVDTLMRKETLSKADSLLNTKRISGYIVINPPKFFDGKVEFHSRQPRNVASLQPLEHALQVLLVEERMRQSDFQVDKIQEMMRPVIIEEVLAEGSAKYRFSVRETYIAPVILLVCFLVVLLTTTMFLAISIHTEKSRRMAELIIASASTFQIVTGKSLGIWLLGIVQILAGTLVAGLLIQLNMLSSIAVPFLDWEYVGWFTLYYTFGYLLFGAWYITVGALSRRKSEMYRLLFVLNAVVLLPLALVVYVLFSPASILVRFLSYIPVFSPALMVIRTPIAPPPVMEYYITGTIMFIFILLGFSIAGKVFRNSNLDQSRLPVLQRLVALLQAR from the coding sequence ATGAGGCGCATTTTTGTCATTGCGTTTTGGGAGTGGAAACAGTTTCTGAAAACCCGGCGATTTTGGCTGGTTACTTTTCTGGCGCCGGTTGTTGCCGCCGCATTGCTGTTAATGCCGACATATTATTACCAAACATCGCAGGCGAACCAAAGCCAGGTAATCGGGTGCGTATCGCTGGATACCACGCATTACTGCGAGATGCTTTCCGATCGGTTGCTCGCGGAAATGGAGACGAACACCCGGTTCGGCAAATTGCTGATTGAATCTATCCCGCCCGATACCAGCGATGCGTTGCGGATGGACATCATCGAACGCGACGCGTTAAAACATGCGCTGGACAGCCTTTACAGCGCGTACGACAAAGTTCAGGAACGCCGCCAATATTTGTTCAGCCGCCCGGATTCGCCCACCAAAACCCGGCTGCTTCGCGAATCATACGATGAGTTGATCGCAACGCGCGAACAGCTCGATCTCTCCCGCGAAACCGGCAAACGCCTCTCCGTCCGGGTGGATACGCTCATGCGAAAGGAAACCCTCAGCAAAGCGGACAGCCTATTGAATACCAAACGCATTTCCGGTTACATTGTCATCAATCCGCCAAAATTTTTCGATGGAAAAGTAGAATTTCACTCCCGCCAGCCGCGCAACGTTGCCAGCCTGCAACCGCTGGAACATGCATTGCAAGTGCTGCTGGTGGAAGAACGGATGCGCCAAAGCGATTTTCAGGTGGATAAAATTCAGGAAATGATGCGTCCGGTAATTATCGAAGAAGTGCTCGCCGAAGGTTCTGCAAAATATCGATTTAGCGTTCGAGAAACTTATATTGCGCCGGTTATTTTGCTGGTGTGCTTTCTGGTGGTGCTGCTCACTACCACCATGTTTTTGGCAATTTCCATCCACACGGAAAAAAGCCGCAGAATGGCGGAGTTGATCATCGCCAGCGCTTCCACCTTCCAGATTGTTACGGGAAAATCGCTGGGCATCTGGCTGTTGGGCATCGTGCAAATTTTAGCCGGAACGCTGGTTGCCGGATTGCTGATTCAGCTAAATATGCTTTCCAGTATTGCGGTGCCGTTTCTCGATTGGGAATATGTTGGATGGTTTACGCTGTATTACACGTTCGGATATTTGCTGTTTGGCGCCTGGTATATTACCGTTGGTGCGCTGAGCCGCCGGAAATCGGAAATGTACCGGCTGCTGTTTGTGTTGAATGCGGTTGTGTTGTTGCCGCTGGCTTTGGTGGTGTATGTGCTGTTTTCGCCGGCGTCGATTTTGGTGCGTTTCCTCAGCTACATTCCGGTTTTTTCGCCGGCGCTGATGGTCATTCGCACGCCGATAGCACCGCCACCGGTGATGGAGTATTACATCACCGGGACGATCATGTTCATTTTCATTTTACTCGGTTTCAGCATTGCCGGAAAAGTGTTCCGGAACAGCAATCTCGATCAATCGCGGTTACCGGTTTTGCAACGGCTGGTTGCGCTGCTGCAAGCCCGTTAA
- a CDS encoding ATP-binding cassette domain-containing protein, whose amino-acid sequence MIHVKAENLCKEINERTAVENVSFEVQPGRVLGILGAENAGKTTILRMLMELVPPDSGSVSFDERMISPKVRDATGYLPQRRGLLKNHTVNELLIYFAQLKNLPRKKARVEAVRLMDRFQIIDQMDTKVHLLTEEMRQKVAVMLAIIHNPDLLILDEPFLEQHPGFIKLVRKLVQRFRDEGKTLILASRDFDEAEILCDDVLVLQDGQTLLQGNLAEIRNRSKENMIEVFAHENLESLQSIYGVKQYVLNHRSAQLFVDSKVPPQKILDVIVKTVNATRIEVCRPGLREIVNQMTNL is encoded by the coding sequence ATGATACACGTTAAAGCAGAAAATTTATGCAAGGAAATTAACGAGCGCACAGCGGTCGAAAACGTATCTTTTGAGGTGCAGCCCGGACGTGTGCTCGGTATTCTTGGCGCCGAAAATGCGGGCAAAACCACTATATTGCGTATGTTAATGGAGCTGGTTCCGCCGGATAGCGGCAGCGTCAGTTTTGATGAACGGATGATCAGCCCGAAAGTGCGCGACGCAACCGGTTATTTACCGCAGCGGCGCGGTTTGCTGAAAAATCACACTGTAAACGAGTTGCTGATCTATTTTGCCCAGCTCAAAAATTTGCCCCGCAAAAAAGCCCGTGTCGAAGCTGTCCGGCTGATGGACCGCTTTCAAATCATCGATCAAATGGATACCAAAGTGCATTTGCTCACCGAAGAAATGCGCCAGAAAGTGGCGGTGATGCTGGCAATTATCCACAATCCGGATTTGCTGATTTTGGACGAGCCGTTTTTGGAGCAGCATCCCGGATTCATAAAATTGGTGCGAAAACTGGTGCAGCGCTTCCGGGATGAAGGCAAAACACTCATTCTCGCCAGCCGCGATTTCGACGAAGCCGAAATATTGTGTGACGATGTGCTGGTGTTGCAGGACGGACAAACCCTTTTGCAGGGCAACCTCGCCGAAATCCGCAATCGTTCCAAAGAAAATATGATCGAAGTTTTTGCGCACGAAAACCTGGAATCGCTGCAAAGCATTTACGGCGTAAAACAGTATGTATTAAACCATCGCAGCGCCCAGTTGTTTGTGGACAGTAAAGTGCCGCCGCAAAAAATTCTGGACGTTATCGTAAAAACGGTGAACGCCACGCGGATCGAAGTGTGCCGTCCGGGGCTGCGCGAAATTGTCAACCAAATGACGAATTTGTAA
- a CDS encoding YigZ family protein, translating into MEIENFIITQPVFHELRIKRSVFLGSLLPAETRDIAEEVIATLRSKYHDATHNCFAYRIDADEWRYSDDGEPSGTAGKPILAMLEKYQLVQCVLVVTRHFGGIKLGTGGLIRAYSQCAEETIQISPREKLVRYQIYSLQYAYHFSRNIHYLVSKFNGEWVDSQFTEVVRSIIRVPEETAQSFADEVLSAGNGQIELVEISNPGTV; encoded by the coding sequence ATGGAAATTGAAAATTTTATTATCACGCAGCCGGTATTTCACGAATTGCGCATCAAACGCTCGGTATTTTTGGGATCGCTGCTGCCGGCAGAAACCCGCGACATTGCCGAAGAAGTAATTGCAACGCTGCGCAGCAAATATCACGATGCCACCCATAACTGCTTTGCCTACCGGATCGATGCGGACGAATGGCGCTATTCGGACGATGGCGAGCCATCCGGCACTGCCGGAAAACCCATTTTGGCGATGCTGGAAAAATACCAGTTGGTGCAGTGTGTGCTGGTGGTTACGCGCCATTTTGGCGGAATAAAACTGGGCACCGGCGGATTAATTCGCGCGTATTCCCAATGCGCGGAGGAAACCATACAAATTTCCCCCCGCGAAAAACTTGTCCGCTATCAAATATATTCTTTGCAATATGCGTATCATTTTTCACGAAATATTCATTATCTTGTATCAAAATTCAACGGCGAATGGGTAGATTCGCAATTTACAGAAGTGGTTCGGTCAATCATTCGTGTGCCCGAAGAAACGGCGCAAAGCTTTGCAGATGAAGTGTTGAGCGCCGGAAACGGACAGATTGAACTTGTGGAAATTTCAAATCCCGGAACGGTATGA
- a CDS encoding peptidylprolyl isomerase: MRKWIVAAIVILAVVLQSCEKMDLRNSEQQLTHMRNSRVINKSQMTHWLKHSNPNIRLKAVETLGIVQDAESAALLEYCLFDPDTSIQAATIFALGQMFDPASEELLLRALFHQQRRDNYFRVYEALGKSGSEVAATKVGEFLKFRDIGIRKAATKALADMALRNIFPEEYPYLLHQILREDDPETSWRAAYALYRMGALRSFADYDFAITAKFPLTRYYGLKGIQRIIQLSRSPRFQELKNEPDYAPFYKRIASRQFRDTVANLLNDPERYNRIAALQVFELLKDDNYLNRLTPLIENEHPQIRLAALHSVRSIKNRTTERLFEKMATSHEDWRIKGESLIALATIAPAKAMKMIRNEAIQFPWPQSYYTIVALDSMKSANPAKPIPEETEATQLLVQLAEGEPIGQSTVALEALIGRNTPPSIDYFMKKMQQGDLAQTTIIANYIALMDDPRPAQTVQPLMEMFAKFEAPQDLEAMVAIIVALDSMHTKEAESFFEERLKSPHAPIRSTALKALFTLTGNENRKLPPVDAVSGLRTDFKPLSPDTLYRVRIQTDAGEFTIELDQYNAPVTTTNFVHLINSGYYDGILFHRVVPAFVTQVGDQRGDGWGGPGYAIPCEYNEIPYERGTVGMALAGKDTGGSQWFISHMQQPHLNGKYTVFGKIIDGMDAVERIQKFDAINTIRIIKQPNTTQIQP; encoded by the coding sequence ATGCGAAAATGGATTGTTGCCGCCATTGTTATCCTGGCTGTTGTATTGCAATCTTGCGAAAAAATGGATTTACGAAACAGCGAACAACAATTAACGCATATGCGAAACTCCCGCGTTATCAACAAAAGCCAGATGACCCACTGGTTAAAACATTCAAACCCAAATATTCGGCTAAAGGCGGTGGAAACGTTAGGCATTGTCCAGGATGCTGAGTCTGCGGCGCTGCTGGAGTACTGTTTATTTGATCCCGATACCAGTATTCAGGCTGCAACTATTTTTGCACTGGGACAGATGTTTGATCCGGCTTCGGAAGAGCTGTTGCTGAGGGCGTTGTTTCATCAACAGCGCCGGGATAATTATTTTCGCGTGTACGAGGCGCTCGGAAAATCGGGCAGCGAAGTGGCAGCCACAAAAGTGGGCGAATTCCTGAAATTCCGTGATATCGGCATTCGCAAAGCAGCCACAAAAGCACTGGCGGATATGGCGCTGCGGAATATTTTTCCGGAGGAATATCCCTATCTGCTGCATCAAATATTACGGGAAGACGACCCGGAAACCAGCTGGCGGGCAGCGTACGCGCTGTATCGCATGGGTGCGCTGCGCTCGTTTGCAGATTACGATTTTGCGATCACCGCCAAATTTCCCCTCACCCGTTATTATGGCTTAAAAGGCATTCAGCGAATCATTCAGCTTTCGCGCTCGCCGCGTTTTCAGGAGTTGAAAAATGAACCGGATTACGCGCCATTTTACAAACGCATTGCATCGCGCCAGTTCCGGGATACCGTTGCAAATTTGCTGAACGACCCGGAACGCTACAACCGTATCGCCGCGCTGCAAGTGTTCGAATTGTTGAAAGATGACAATTATCTGAACCGGTTGACGCCGCTGATCGAAAATGAACATCCGCAAATCCGGCTGGCGGCGCTGCACAGTGTTCGCAGCATCAAAAATCGCACAACCGAACGGCTGTTTGAAAAAATGGCGACATCGCACGAGGACTGGCGCATCAAAGGCGAATCGCTGATTGCGCTGGCCACAATCGCGCCGGCCAAAGCCATGAAAATGATTCGCAACGAAGCGATACAATTTCCGTGGCCGCAATCGTATTACACCATTGTCGCGCTGGACAGCATGAAATCCGCCAATCCCGCAAAACCGATTCCCGAAGAAACAGAAGCCACGCAACTGCTGGTTCAGTTGGCAGAGGGCGAACCCATCGGGCAAAGCACCGTTGCGCTGGAAGCGCTGATCGGTCGGAACACGCCACCGTCCATCGATTATTTTATGAAGAAAATGCAGCAAGGCGATCTTGCCCAAACCACGATTATCGCCAACTATATCGCATTGATGGACGATCCGCGCCCCGCGCAAACCGTTCAACCGTTGATGGAAATGTTCGCTAAATTTGAAGCGCCACAGGATTTGGAAGCGATGGTTGCCATTATTGTTGCGCTGGACAGCATGCACACCAAAGAAGCCGAATCTTTTTTTGAAGAACGCTTGAAATCGCCGCACGCACCCATTCGTTCGACTGCGTTAAAAGCATTGTTCACTCTCACCGGGAATGAAAATCGCAAATTACCGCCGGTGGATGCGGTTTCCGGATTGCGCACCGATTTCAAACCGCTATCGCCGGACACGCTGTATCGCGTTCGCATTCAAACGGACGCCGGAGAATTTACCATCGAGCTGGATCAATACAATGCGCCGGTCACCACCACCAATTTTGTTCATTTGATCAACAGCGGTTATTACGATGGCATTTTATTTCACCGGGTAGTACCGGCATTTGTTACGCAGGTCGGCGATCAGCGCGGCGATGGCTGGGGTGGTCCCGGCTACGCAATTCCCTGCGAATACAACGAAATTCCGTACGAACGCGGCACCGTTGGCATGGCGCTGGCCGGAAAAGATACCGGCGGCAGCCAATGGTTTATCAGCCACATGCAACAGCCGCATCTCAACGGAAAATACACCGTTTTTGGCAAAATTATCGACGGAATGGACGCTGTAGAGCGCATCCAGAAATTTGATGCCATCAACACTATTCGCATTATCAAACAACCCAATACAACCCAAATTCAACCCTGA
- a CDS encoding S8 family serine peptidase has translation MTRQSSKLLLVGWLLILGASSFGQGNADANLFNIERSQETYVPGEVLVKFKSQLGIRSVEGLLSDKGVKAQKSYESIGVVKYTMDGPSARSVDGDKMAELLDELRSDPNVEYAEPNYYVYALETTPNDSRFGEQWALKNTGQSGGTNDADIDGTDAWDTQRGSQSVIVGVIDTGIDYNHPDLQANIWKNPGESGNGKETNGVDDDGNGFVDDWRGWDFANNDNDPFDDNAHGTHCAGIIGAVGNNNRGVSGINWNVSLVGLKFLTGSGSGSTSDAIDAILYAVQMNIPILSNSWGGGGFSQALADAVEAANQAGILFVAAAGNENNNNDSNPNYPSNYTSENVLAVASSDRRDIRSSFSNYGKTTVDLAAPGSDILSTTPNNNYQSFSGTSMATPYAAGTAALVKAQYPNINHIALKYRLMGSVDFASDFVDRTVTEGRLNAAKALSGNPLITTEQHEDTNDNQTPYTITAFIVDDGSITNATLNYSLSGSGSGTGAVPMTANGVSYTANIPPQAIGTTIEYSVKATDNANNSTTGRMLAFDITGTPPPGNGGGGLCGASAMTLNSGHLGLDLFATVFFNLMIFIGLPYFLFKRRK, from the coding sequence ATGACCCGGCAATCCTCAAAATTGCTGTTGGTGGGGTGGTTATTGATATTGGGCGCATCATCCTTTGGGCAGGGTAATGCAGATGCAAATTTGTTTAACATCGAACGTTCGCAGGAAACCTACGTTCCCGGCGAAGTTTTGGTGAAATTCAAAAGTCAGCTTGGCATTCGATCCGTTGAAGGGTTGTTGAGCGACAAAGGCGTGAAAGCGCAAAAATCCTACGAATCGATTGGCGTGGTGAAATATACGATGGACGGACCATCGGCGCGGTCGGTAGATGGCGACAAAATGGCAGAGCTGCTCGACGAGTTGCGCAGCGATCCCAACGTAGAATACGCCGAACCGAATTATTATGTGTACGCGCTGGAAACAACGCCCAACGACAGCCGTTTTGGTGAACAATGGGCGCTAAAAAATACCGGGCAAAGTGGCGGCACCAATGATGCGGATATCGACGGAACCGATGCGTGGGACACCCAACGCGGCAGCCAAAGCGTGATTGTCGGCGTCATCGATACGGGTATCGATTACAATCACCCGGATTTACAAGCCAACATCTGGAAAAATCCCGGTGAAAGCGGCAACGGCAAAGAAACCAACGGCGTGGATGACGACGGCAACGGATTTGTGGACGACTGGCGCGGCTGGGATTTCGCCAACAACGACAACGATCCGTTTGATGATAACGCCCACGGCACACATTGCGCAGGCATCATCGGCGCGGTGGGCAACAACAATCGCGGCGTTTCCGGCATCAACTGGAACGTCAGCCTGGTCGGTTTGAAATTTTTGACCGGCAGCGGTTCCGGCAGCACATCCGACGCCATCGATGCGATTTTATATGCCGTTCAAATGAATATTCCCATTCTCAGCAACAGTTGGGGCGGCGGCGGATTTTCGCAGGCATTGGCAGATGCGGTCGAAGCTGCCAATCAGGCCGGCATTCTGTTTGTCGCAGCGGCTGGCAACGAAAATAACAACAACGATTCGAACCCGAATTATCCCTCCAATTACACATCGGAAAATGTGCTGGCTGTAGCATCTTCCGACCGGCGGGATATTCGCTCCAGCTTCTCGAATTACGGCAAAACCACAGTGGATCTGGCTGCGCCGGGATCGGATATTCTCAGCACCACGCCAAACAACAACTACCAATCGTTTAGCGGAACATCGATGGCAACGCCGTATGCGGCGGGAACGGCTGCGCTGGTGAAGGCGCAATATCCGAATATCAATCACATCGCGCTGAAATACCGGTTGATGGGCAGCGTCGATTTCGCGAGCGATTTTGTGGATCGCACCGTTACCGAAGGCCGGCTGAATGCAGCCAAAGCACTTTCCGGCAATCCGTTGATTACCACCGAACAACACGAGGATACCAACGACAACCAAACGCCATACACCATCACCGCATTTATTGTGGATGACGGCAGCATTACCAACGCAACGCTGAACTACTCACTCAGCGGTTCCGGCAGCGGAACCGGCGCAGTTCCAATGACGGCAAACGGCGTTAGTTACACCGCCAATATCCCGCCGCAGGCGATCGGCACAACTATCGAATATTCTGTAAAAGCGACGGATAACGCCAACAACAGCACCACCGGACGGATGCTGGCATTCGACATCACCGGAACACCACCGCCCGGAAACGGTGGCGGCGGATTGTGCGGCGCATCTGCAATGACGTTAAATTCCGGTCACCTTGGGCTGGACCTTTTCGCGACCGTGTTTTTTAACCTGATGATTTTTATCGGGTTACCTTACTTTTTATTCAAACGTCGCAAATAA